A stretch of Macadamia integrifolia cultivar HAES 741 chromosome 7, SCU_Mint_v3, whole genome shotgun sequence DNA encodes these proteins:
- the LOC122083561 gene encoding KH domain-containing protein HEN4-like isoform X2, whose protein sequence is MDGPFLSPPAKRSFYSVSGIHESNTYSSVNGAPKRGRGSKHVPPPIIVSPGQVVLRLLCHVSMIGGVIGKSGNVIKQFQQETGSKIRVEDPVVACDERIIIVVASENPKKKIKLKDDKGEESVKEYEVSPAQEALVKVFDRILDVEAETEGVFPPGGGIVSCRLLAASNQVGSVMGKGGKIIGGIRKDSRAKISVLPTEQLPACASPNDDVIEITGNILAVKKALVAVSCRLQACPPTEKAQSIASRPETTHHGSFPDPHGEFPRPRSSLFTHTSNSSIDYPSRGRPLSTDVDRIPTLDPEKTQQEVLFRLLCTNDKIGGIIGKGGIIVRALQNETGASISCGASVAESDERVITVSAMENPESRYSPAQNALLRVFTRLVEAGMEKGLESEDSVAARLLVPSNQAGCLLGKGGQIISEMRKVTGAGIRIIGGDQVPKCASENDEVVQIIGEFRNVQDGLLLVSGRLRDNLFPTELSQSSVVGSYSSAIPEISPYGRVREPTPPRMYPSVALSHNIDRKSSLTHSIDHLGLSHSLDRPPSPRLWTSQTVGGGNPRGFTDIGKGLTTYRGGIDLGSGSKSAIVTNTTVEIAVPEDALIYVYGQKGNNLSRLRQISGAKVIVHDPRPGTSNGMVFISGTPEQTQTAQSLLQAFILNGQSSPDRRSQLF, encoded by the exons ATGGACGGTCCTTTCCTATCTCCACCGGCGAAGCGTTCTTTCTACAGCGTCTCCGGAATTCATGAGAGTAATACCTACAGCAGCGTCAACGGCGCACCCAAGCGCGGCCGCGGCAGTAAACACGTTCCGCCACCCATTATTGTGTCTCCTGGCCAGGTTGTCTTGCGCCTCCTCTGCCATGTTTCCATGATCGGCGGCGTTATTGGAAAGTCCGGCAACGTCATCAAGCAATTCCAACAGGAGACCGGCTCCAAGATCCGCGTGGAGGATCCCGTCGTAGCGTGCGACGAGCGCATCATTATCGTTGTGGCCTCCGAGAATCCCAAGAAGAAGATCAAGTTGAAAGATGACAAGGGCGAGGAATCAGTTAAGGAATACGAGGTCTCTCCCGCACAAGAGGCTCTCGTCAAGGTCTTCGATAGGATCCTCGACGTTGAAGCGGAAACCGAGGGTGTCTTCCCTCCTGGGGGAGGTATCGTCTCCTGCAGATTGCTCGCTGCTTCCAATCAAGTTGGCTCGGTCATGGGGAAAGGTGGGAAGATTATTGGTGGTATCAGGAAGGATAGCCGTGCCAAGATTAGCGTTTTGCCTACGGAACAGCTCCCTGCATGCGCGTCTCCCAACGACGATGTCATAGAG atTACAGGAAACATTTTAGCAGTAAAGAAAGCACTGGTTGCTGTTTCCTGCCGCCTTCAAGCTTGTCCACCGACAGAGAAAGCACAATCAATTGCAAGCAGGCCTGAGACAACTCACCATGGAAGCTTTCCTGATCCACATGGAGAGTTCCCTCGTCCTAGGAGTTCACTGTTTACACATACATCAAACAGCTCTATTGACTATCCATCCAGGGGCCGTCCTCTGTCTACTGATGTTGACAGGATCCCCACCCTGGATCCAGAGAAGACACAACAAGAAGTTTTATTCAGGCTTCTCTGCACAAATGATAAGATTGGAGGTATAATTGGCAAGGGAGGTATCATTGTCAGGGCATTGCAGAATGAAACAGGAGCTTCTATTAGCTGTGGAGCTTCTGTAGCTGAATCGGATGAACGTGTAATCACTGTTTCTGCAATGGAG AACCCAGAATCAAGGTACTCCCCAGCACAAAATGCTCTTCTTCGTGTTTTCACTAGGTTAGTAGAAGCTGGCATGGAAAAGGGGCTAGAATCAGAAGATTCTGTTGCAGCTCGTCTTCTAGTACCATCAAACCAAGCTGGTTGTTTGCTGGGTAAAGGAGGTCAAATAATTTCAGAAATGAGGAAAGTAACCGGTGCTGGAATACGGATAATTGGAGGAGATCAGGTTCCCAAGTGTGCCTCAGAAAATGATGAAGTAGTACAG ATTATTGGAGAGTTTCGTAATGTTCAGGATGGTTTGCTACTAGTTAGTGGTAGATTGCGGGATAATCTTTTCCCCACTGAGTTGTCGCAAAGTTCTGTAGTTGGGAGCTACTCCTCGGCCATCCCAGAGATTAGTCCCTATGGAAGAGTGAGGGAGCCTACTCCTCCTAGGATGTACCCATCTGTGGCCCTTTCTCACAACATTGATCGAAAAAGTTCCCTAACACACAGTATTGATCATCTTGGACTTTCACACAGCTTAGATCGTCCTCCTTCACCAAGGTTATGGACATCACAG ACTGTGGGCGGGGGGAATCCAAGGGGCTTCACTGACATTGGAAAAGGATTGACAACTTATAGAGGTGGCATAGATCTTGGAAG TGGAAGCAAATCTGCAATAGTGACAAATACAACTGTGGAGATCGCAGTTCCTGAAGATGCTCTTATCTATGTATATGGGCAAAAGGGTAACAATCTGAGTCGTTTAAGACAG ATTTCTGGTGCCAAAGTCATAGTACACGATCCTCGGCCTGGCACAAGTAATGGGATGGTCTTCATATCTGGAACCCCTGAACAGACTCAGACAGCACAGAGCCTACTCCAAGCTTTCATCTTAAATGGACAGTCGTCACCAGATCGTCGTTCGCAGCTATTTTGA
- the LOC122083561 gene encoding KH domain-containing protein HEN4-like isoform X1 — MDGPFLSPPAKRSFYSVSGIHESNTYSSVNGAPKRGRGSKHVPPPIIVSPGQVVLRLLCHVSMIGGVIGKSGNVIKQFQQETGSKIRVEDPVVACDERIIIVVASENPKKKIKLKDDKGEESVKEYEVSPAQEALVKVFDRILDVEAETEGVFPPGGGIVSCRLLAASNQVGSVMGKGGKIIGGIRKDSRAKISVLPTEQLPACASPNDDVIEITGNILAVKKALVAVSCRLQACPPTEKAQSIASRPETTHHGSFPDPHGEFPRPRSSLFTHTSNSSIDYPSRGRPLSTDVDRIPTLDPEKTQQEVLFRLLCTNDKIGGIIGKGGIIVRALQNETGASISCGASVAESDERVITVSAMENPESRYSPAQNALLRVFTRLVEAGMEKGLESEDSVAARLLVPSNQAGCLLGKGGQIISEMRKVTGAGIRIIGGDQVPKCASENDEVVQIIGEFRNVQDGLLLVSGRLRDNLFPTELSQSSVVGSYSSAIPEISPYGRVREPTPPRMYPSVALSHNIDRKSSLTHSIDHLGLSHSLDRPPSPRLWTSQTVGGGNPRGFTDIGKGLTTYRGGIDLGRFADQWAPPERPLNQSGSKSAIVTNTTVEIAVPEDALIYVYGQKGNNLSRLRQISGAKVIVHDPRPGTSNGMVFISGTPEQTQTAQSLLQAFILNGQSSPDRRSQLF, encoded by the exons ATGGACGGTCCTTTCCTATCTCCACCGGCGAAGCGTTCTTTCTACAGCGTCTCCGGAATTCATGAGAGTAATACCTACAGCAGCGTCAACGGCGCACCCAAGCGCGGCCGCGGCAGTAAACACGTTCCGCCACCCATTATTGTGTCTCCTGGCCAGGTTGTCTTGCGCCTCCTCTGCCATGTTTCCATGATCGGCGGCGTTATTGGAAAGTCCGGCAACGTCATCAAGCAATTCCAACAGGAGACCGGCTCCAAGATCCGCGTGGAGGATCCCGTCGTAGCGTGCGACGAGCGCATCATTATCGTTGTGGCCTCCGAGAATCCCAAGAAGAAGATCAAGTTGAAAGATGACAAGGGCGAGGAATCAGTTAAGGAATACGAGGTCTCTCCCGCACAAGAGGCTCTCGTCAAGGTCTTCGATAGGATCCTCGACGTTGAAGCGGAAACCGAGGGTGTCTTCCCTCCTGGGGGAGGTATCGTCTCCTGCAGATTGCTCGCTGCTTCCAATCAAGTTGGCTCGGTCATGGGGAAAGGTGGGAAGATTATTGGTGGTATCAGGAAGGATAGCCGTGCCAAGATTAGCGTTTTGCCTACGGAACAGCTCCCTGCATGCGCGTCTCCCAACGACGATGTCATAGAG atTACAGGAAACATTTTAGCAGTAAAGAAAGCACTGGTTGCTGTTTCCTGCCGCCTTCAAGCTTGTCCACCGACAGAGAAAGCACAATCAATTGCAAGCAGGCCTGAGACAACTCACCATGGAAGCTTTCCTGATCCACATGGAGAGTTCCCTCGTCCTAGGAGTTCACTGTTTACACATACATCAAACAGCTCTATTGACTATCCATCCAGGGGCCGTCCTCTGTCTACTGATGTTGACAGGATCCCCACCCTGGATCCAGAGAAGACACAACAAGAAGTTTTATTCAGGCTTCTCTGCACAAATGATAAGATTGGAGGTATAATTGGCAAGGGAGGTATCATTGTCAGGGCATTGCAGAATGAAACAGGAGCTTCTATTAGCTGTGGAGCTTCTGTAGCTGAATCGGATGAACGTGTAATCACTGTTTCTGCAATGGAG AACCCAGAATCAAGGTACTCCCCAGCACAAAATGCTCTTCTTCGTGTTTTCACTAGGTTAGTAGAAGCTGGCATGGAAAAGGGGCTAGAATCAGAAGATTCTGTTGCAGCTCGTCTTCTAGTACCATCAAACCAAGCTGGTTGTTTGCTGGGTAAAGGAGGTCAAATAATTTCAGAAATGAGGAAAGTAACCGGTGCTGGAATACGGATAATTGGAGGAGATCAGGTTCCCAAGTGTGCCTCAGAAAATGATGAAGTAGTACAG ATTATTGGAGAGTTTCGTAATGTTCAGGATGGTTTGCTACTAGTTAGTGGTAGATTGCGGGATAATCTTTTCCCCACTGAGTTGTCGCAAAGTTCTGTAGTTGGGAGCTACTCCTCGGCCATCCCAGAGATTAGTCCCTATGGAAGAGTGAGGGAGCCTACTCCTCCTAGGATGTACCCATCTGTGGCCCTTTCTCACAACATTGATCGAAAAAGTTCCCTAACACACAGTATTGATCATCTTGGACTTTCACACAGCTTAGATCGTCCTCCTTCACCAAGGTTATGGACATCACAG ACTGTGGGCGGGGGGAATCCAAGGGGCTTCACTGACATTGGAAAAGGATTGACAACTTATAGAGGTGGCATAGATCTTGGAAG GTTTGCTGATCAGTGGGCCCCACCAGAGAGACCACTCAACCAGAG TGGAAGCAAATCTGCAATAGTGACAAATACAACTGTGGAGATCGCAGTTCCTGAAGATGCTCTTATCTATGTATATGGGCAAAAGGGTAACAATCTGAGTCGTTTAAGACAG ATTTCTGGTGCCAAAGTCATAGTACACGATCCTCGGCCTGGCACAAGTAATGGGATGGTCTTCATATCTGGAACCCCTGAACAGACTCAGACAGCACAGAGCCTACTCCAAGCTTTCATCTTAAATGGACAGTCGTCACCAGATCGTCGTTCGCAGCTATTTTGA